A region from the Bacteroidota bacterium genome encodes:
- a CDS encoding virulence RhuM family protein, which yields MLPKKSNSEILLYLSEDGQLKIQVRLENETVWLTQADMVELFQSSKSNISEHIKHIFEEGELQPDSSVRKFRTVRLEGNRQVEREIEHYNLDVIISVGYRVKSLRGTQFRIWATERLREYLIKGFTMNDDLLKQGGGYFEELLDRIRDIRSSEKLFYRKVLEIYATSIDYDARASITQQFFQTVQNKLHWAAHGHTAAEIIFQRANAALPFMGLTTFKGKKPTKQEIGVAKNYLSEEELAVLNRLVSAYLDIAEINAMQRKPMYMKDWIEVLDGFIQMSRQDVLTNAGKISAELAQRKALAEYETYKSKSENELSEVEKQFIASIEQANKKLKALKPKK from the coding sequence ATGCTTCCTAAAAAATCAAATAGTGAAATATTGCTTTATCTATCAGAAGATGGGCAATTGAAGATTCAGGTACGTTTGGAGAATGAAACCGTGTGGCTAACCCAAGCCGATATGGTGGAGTTGTTTCAGTCTTCAAAATCCAATATCAGCGAGCATATCAAGCATATTTTTGAGGAAGGAGAATTACAACCCGATTCATCTGTTCGGAAATTCCGAACAGTTCGATTGGAAGGAAATCGTCAGGTAGAACGTGAAATAGAACACTACAATTTAGATGTAATCATTTCCGTGGGCTACCGGGTAAAATCACTACGCGGTACGCAGTTTCGTATTTGGGCAACCGAACGCCTTCGGGAATACCTCATCAAAGGCTTTACGATGAACGATGACCTGCTCAAACAAGGCGGTGGCTATTTTGAAGAATTGCTCGACCGTATTAGGGACATTCGGTCATCTGAAAAACTTTTTTACCGAAAAGTACTTGAGATTTATGCTACAAGCATTGATTATGATGCTCGTGCAAGCATTACACAACAATTTTTCCAAACAGTGCAAAACAAACTTCATTGGGCAGCACACGGTCATACAGCAGCCGAAATTATTTTTCAAAGAGCCAATGCAGCATTGCCTTTTATGGGCTTGACAACGTTCAAAGGCAAAAAACCTACTAAACAAGAAATAGGAGTAGCCAAAAACTATCTTTCAGAAGAAGAATTAGCAGTTTTAAATAGATTAGTTTCCGCTTATTTAGACATAGCAGAAATCAATGCTATGCAGCGAAAACCAATGTATATGAAAGATTGGATTGAAGTTTTAGATGGATTTATTCAAATGAGCCGACAAGATGTATTGACCAATGCAGGCAAAATTTCGGCAGAGTTGGCTCAACGCAAAGCATTAGCAGAATACGAAACGTATAAGAGTAAATCTGAAAATGAGTTATCGGAAGTCGAAAAGCAATTTATTGCCAGCATAGAGCAGGCTAATAAGAAACTCAAAGCCTTAAAACCAAAAAAATAA
- a CDS encoding DEAD/DEAH box helicase family protein, protein MAFLYEIFNNSYVKKSLTRIAMPGWISDNLKFAQRPYQIEAFKRYIFLDEEDLEEKPKRPYHLLYNMATGSGKTLIMAGLMLHLYQKGYRNFLFFVNSNNIIQKTKDNFLNPQASKYLFNNKIVIEGKEVLIKEVENFEESDNQNINIKFTTIQQLHIDLNNTKENSVTYEDFKDKKLVLIADEAHHLVAGTKSGNMFGSWEDTVKKIHDSNFENILLEFTATIDTETAELVKHYQDKVIFKYDLAEFRKDKYSKEINLIRSLYDEQERIIQALILNLYRQELATSNNINLKPVILFKAKKTIKESEQNKENFHKLIDDFSVAMVEKIQKTSTVPIVQKAFRFFEAKGISANEIVKRIQANFRVENCLSANNDTEAEQNQILLNTLEDENNPIRAVFAVQKLNEGWDVLNLFDIVRLYEDRDGKDGKPGKTTLSEAQLIGRGARYYPFALEEGQDKFTRKFDDDISNDLKTLEELYYHTKEDSRYISELKKALVDSGIYEDDANLVQLNLFLKPEFKKTDFYRDGHVFFNKKIPKSFDNIKSFADLGVKKTNYRHTLSSGVGRMSSAFFEMEPTQSNDVVIKTKDVKLTEIPKNTIRFALSQNPFFYFDSLSHYFPSVGSLSNFIDSTDFLAGLEITFIGTTDRLKEISHFDYLQALNGLLQNIEADIKSNSTEYEGSDYIKEPIHKVFKDKEIKVYKDSERADGQETLVANEPWYVYNANYGTSEEKKFVELFSRRFEGINQKFENIYLIRNEREIKIFDKLGRAFEPDFLLFCKQRDGEQMTFQVFIEPKGEHLKGHDKWKEDFLKEIRTEQKTIKIHTDTYLITAVPFYYYNNENEFKTTLENTLNE, encoded by the coding sequence ATGGCATTTTTATACGAAATATTCAATAATTCTTATGTCAAAAAAAGTTTGACACGAATTGCTATGCCCGGTTGGATAAGCGATAACTTAAAGTTTGCACAACGCCCTTATCAGATTGAAGCATTTAAGCGATACATTTTTTTAGATGAAGAAGATTTAGAAGAAAAACCCAAAAGACCTTACCACTTGCTTTACAATATGGCAACAGGAAGCGGAAAGACGTTGATAATGGCAGGTTTGATGTTGCACCTTTACCAAAAAGGCTATCGCAACTTTTTGTTTTTTGTAAACAGCAACAATATCATTCAGAAAACCAAAGACAATTTTCTGAATCCACAGGCTTCAAAATACTTGTTCAACAACAAAATTGTGATTGAAGGAAAAGAAGTTTTGATTAAAGAAGTAGAAAATTTTGAAGAATCAGATAATCAAAATATTAACATAAAATTTACCACCATTCAACAGCTTCATATTGACCTGAACAACACCAAAGAAAACAGCGTAACCTACGAAGATTTTAAAGACAAAAAATTGGTTTTGATTGCTGACGAAGCTCACCACTTGGTGGCAGGAACAAAATCGGGCAATATGTTCGGTAGTTGGGAAGACACCGTAAAGAAAATTCACGATTCCAATTTTGAAAATATCTTGTTGGAGTTTACGGCTACCATAGACACCGAAACAGCAGAATTGGTAAAACATTATCAAGACAAGGTAATTTTCAAATACGACCTTGCCGAGTTTCGTAAAGACAAGTATTCCAAAGAAATCAACCTAATTCGTTCATTGTATGACGAGCAAGAAAGAATCATTCAGGCTTTGATTTTGAATTTATATCGTCAGGAATTGGCAACTTCAAACAATATCAATTTGAAGCCTGTAATTCTGTTTAAAGCCAAAAAGACAATCAAAGAATCAGAACAGAACAAAGAGAACTTTCACAAACTGATTGATGATTTTTCGGTGGCAATGGTAGAGAAAATTCAAAAGACTTCTACCGTTCCAATCGTTCAAAAGGCTTTCCGATTTTTTGAAGCCAAAGGCATTTCAGCAAACGAAATAGTAAAACGCATTCAAGCCAATTTCAGAGTTGAAAATTGCCTAAGTGCCAACAATGACACAGAAGCCGAGCAAAACCAAATATTGCTCAACACCTTGGAAGATGAAAACAATCCAATCCGTGCGGTTTTTGCCGTTCAAAAGCTGAATGAAGGTTGGGACGTTTTGAATTTGTTTGACATTGTTCGTCTTTACGAAGACCGAGACGGCAAAGACGGAAAGCCAGGAAAAACCACACTTTCAGAAGCCCAGTTAATTGGTCGTGGTGCAAGATATTATCCGTTTGCTTTAGAAGAAGGGCAAGACAAGTTTACCCGAAAATTTGATGATGATATTTCCAATGATTTAAAGACGTTGGAAGAATTGTATTATCACACCAAAGAAGATAGCAGATACATTTCAGAATTGAAAAAAGCTCTTGTTGATTCGGGTATTTATGAAGATGATGCTAATTTGGTTCAACTCAATTTGTTTTTAAAACCTGAATTTAAGAAAACAGATTTTTACAGAGATGGACACGTTTTCTTCAATAAGAAAATTCCAAAGAGTTTTGATAACATAAAATCGTTTGCTGATTTAGGAGTAAAGAAAACAAACTACCGACACACTTTATCTTCGGGAGTTGGCAGAATGTCAAGTGCATTTTTTGAAATGGAGCCGACACAATCCAATGATGTAGTAATTAAAACCAAAGATGTTAAACTGACTGAAATTCCGAAAAACACAATCCGTTTTGCATTAAGCCAAAACCCGTTTTTCTACTTCGACAGTTTATCACATTACTTTCCGAGTGTTGGTTCACTTTCAAATTTCATTGACAGCACAGACTTCTTAGCAGGTTTAGAAATCACCTTTATCGGAACAACCGACCGACTAAAAGAAATTAGTCATTTCGACTATTTGCAAGCCTTAAACGGACTACTGCAAAACATTGAAGCAGACATAAAAAGTAACTCGACAGAATATGAAGGCTCAGACTATATCAAAGAACCCATTCATAAAGTTTTCAAAGACAAAGAAATCAAGGTTTACAAAGACAGTGAAAGAGCAGACGGACAAGAAACTTTAGTAGCCAACGAACCTTGGTATGTTTACAACGCCAACTACGGAACAAGTGAAGAAAAGAAATTTGTAGAATTGTTTTCAAGACGATTTGAAGGCATAAATCAAAAGTTTGAGAACATTTACCTAATCCGTAACGAAAGAGAAATTAAAATCTTCGACAAACTCGGACGAGCATTTGAGCCGGACTTTTTATTGTTCTGCAAACAACGTGACGGAGAACAAATGACTTTTCAGGTTTTCATAGAACCTAAAGGAGAGCATTTAAAAGGACACGACAAATGGAAAGAAGACTTTTTGAAAGAAATAAGAACTGAACAAAAGACAATTAAAATTCACACGGATACCTATTTGATAACAGCCGTTCCTTTCTACTATTACAACAACGAAAATGAATTTAAGACGACATTAGAAAACACATTAAACGAATAG